Proteins from a genomic interval of Zingiber officinale cultivar Zhangliang chromosome 1B, Zo_v1.1, whole genome shotgun sequence:
- the LOC121992306 gene encoding uncharacterized protein LOC121992306 isoform X1: MLPRILRRPRIILCLGLPCAKVGWVARVLLPCPKEGRCEGSLSGGCRSGGSGAKEGWVPRVFLFLSLSCGCRSGGSGAKEGWVGRVPYVDDPNTPEETFLIQY, encoded by the exons ATGTTGCCACGAATTCTGCGACGACCGCGAATAATCCTATGTTTAGGGTTGCCGTGCGCGAAGGTAGGCTGGGTGGCGAGGGTTTTGTTGCCGTGTCCAAAGGAAGGCCGGTGCGAAGGGTCTCTCTCCGGTGGTTGTAGATCCGGCGGCTCGGGTGCGAAGGAAGGTTGGGTGCCAAGGgtatttctctttctctctctctcctgtGGTTGTAGATCCGGCGGCTCGGGTGCGAAGGAAGGTTGGGTGGGAAGG GTTCCTTATGTAGATGATCCAAATACTCCGGAAGAAACGTTTTT GATTCAATATTAA
- the LOC121992306 gene encoding uncharacterized protein LOC121992306 isoform X2: MLPRILRRPRIILCLGLPCAKVGWVARVLLPCPKEGRCEGSLSGGCRSGGSGAKEGWVPRVPYVDDPNTPEETFLIQY; this comes from the exons ATGTTGCCACGAATTCTGCGACGACCGCGAATAATCCTATGTTTAGGGTTGCCGTGCGCGAAGGTAGGCTGGGTGGCGAGGGTTTTGTTGCCGTGTCCAAAGGAAGGCCGGTGCGAAGGGTCTCTCTCCGGTGGTTGTAGATCCGGCGGCTCGGGTGCGAAGGAAGGTTGGGTGCCAAGG GTTCCTTATGTAGATGATCCAAATACTCCGGAAGAAACGTTTTT GATTCAATATTAA
- the LOC121992286 gene encoding cytochrome c-type biogenesis CcmH-like mitochondrial protein, which yields MVSNEELKKAQIVEARAKSIFPNVRCTECGSQSIEDSQADVAILLRKLIRDGIREGKTDKEVYKSLAERFGEDVLYAPHFDLQTAAIWLSPVIVTGVAIGGWAYRRRRQNTNVHVMALNLVRGVPLTPTEKETMLELLTPPPSLRRKWWS from the exons ATGGTGAGCAATGAGGAGTTGAAGAAAGCTCAGATTGTTGAGGCTCGTGCGAAGAGCATTTTCCCTAATGTTAGGTGCACTGAATGTGGCAGTCAATCCATTGAGGATTCACAGGCAGATGTTGCTATTTTGCTCAGAAAG CTCATCCGGGATGGAATCCGAGAAGGTAAAACTGACAAGGAGGTGTACAAAAGTCTAGCGGAAAGGTTCGGCGAGGATGTACTTTATGCTCCTCATTTCGATCTACAAACTGCTGCTATATGGTTGTCGCCG GTTATTGTTACTGGGGTTGCAATTGGTGGATGGGCATATCGGAGGCGCAGGCAAAATACCAATGTCCACGTAATGGCTCTGAATCTTGTTCGAGGTGTTCCGTTAACCCCAACAGAGAAGGAAACTATGCTCGAACTACTAACACCACCGCCATCTCTGAGAAGAAAGTGGTGGAGTTGA